In one window of Pseudoalteromonas sp. GCY DNA:
- a CDS encoding ATP-binding protein translates to MGTKSSLGGASITRKLTLILVSALVLSASMALLRGYHSSMAMAQAQLDSHLESIAILVNAQVTATTLPSGAGNSAFYFLVLERNQVVAGSELLAKYKNKLNYHAGFSTQNVGATRLRTFSEAFGDRQILVAEPVQKRFALAEGMIVSAMTPLVVIMPFLAVFIAWIIYTALKPLRDLSKELRRRNPKDFTQLEVQSDKAEVAIVIATLNDLFQKVEVAYLKERYFASDAAHELKTPIASLKIHLHNLTHDTKHPSAIAMSKGLEQLNHVVEQMLTLARTEPELWHKQFAQQDLVALTQHLIANCYPRIEQKSQNISLDASEATLEGCEFTLTTLFSNLIGNAIKYTPIEGDIEVKIQQHAQRVVWQIDDSGCGMSDAEIERIFDRFYRVGGDKHPSGEKGAGLGMAIVNHIIAIYHADISFARSHLGGLRVCVNLPRGQDAKD, encoded by the coding sequence GTGGGCACGAAAAGCTCGCTTGGAGGTGCTTCAATAACGAGAAAGTTGACCCTAATTTTAGTGTCAGCTTTGGTGCTGAGTGCATCCATGGCGCTGCTACGGGGTTATCACTCCAGCATGGCGATGGCACAAGCACAATTAGACAGCCATTTAGAGTCCATCGCTATACTCGTTAATGCTCAAGTCACCGCGACTACCTTGCCCAGTGGTGCGGGTAATAGCGCATTTTACTTTTTAGTCCTTGAGCGCAATCAAGTTGTCGCAGGCAGTGAGCTACTTGCTAAGTACAAAAATAAGCTTAATTATCATGCTGGATTTAGCACCCAAAATGTGGGGGCGACTAGACTCAGAACCTTCAGTGAAGCGTTTGGTGACAGGCAAATACTGGTAGCAGAGCCGGTACAAAAGCGTTTTGCCCTTGCTGAAGGCATGATTGTCTCCGCAATGACGCCGCTGGTGGTGATCATGCCGTTTCTTGCGGTGTTTATTGCATGGATTATTTATACGGCGTTAAAGCCTTTACGAGATCTTTCTAAAGAGCTTAGACGACGTAACCCCAAAGACTTTACGCAGCTGGAAGTGCAAAGCGACAAAGCGGAAGTGGCAATCGTTATCGCGACGCTAAATGACCTCTTTCAAAAAGTTGAGGTCGCGTATCTTAAAGAGCGTTATTTTGCTTCCGATGCCGCTCATGAGTTAAAAACGCCGATCGCAAGCTTAAAAATCCATCTGCATAATTTAACGCACGACACTAAGCATCCCAGTGCCATTGCTATGTCAAAAGGGCTTGAGCAGCTAAACCATGTGGTTGAGCAAATGCTGACTTTAGCACGTACAGAACCAGAACTGTGGCATAAACAATTTGCGCAGCAAGACTTAGTGGCATTAACTCAACACTTGATTGCTAACTGTTACCCGAGAATTGAACAAAAATCACAAAATATCAGCTTAGATGCATCAGAAGCGACCTTAGAGGGCTGTGAGTTCACATTAACCACATTATTTTCTAATCTAATTGGTAATGCGATTAAATACACGCCAATTGAAGGTGACATAGAAGTAAAAATTCAGCAGCATGCGCAGCGGGTTGTATGGCAAATCGATGATTCGGGTTGTGGTATGTCGGATGCGGAAATAGAGCGGATTTTTGACAGGTTTTATCGCGTTGGTGGAGATAAACACCCTTCAGGGGAAAAAGGGGCTGGTTTAGGAATGGCGATAGTCAATCATATAATTGCAATTTATCATGCAGATATCTCTTTTGCTCGTAGTCATTTAGGCGGGCTTAGAGTTTGTGTAAATTTACCGAGGGGGCAGGATGCTAAGGACTAA
- a CDS encoding response regulator: MRLLLVEDDELLAQGLIASLKKEGYAIEHAPTQRQAISFVESGEFELVVLDLGLPDGDGLAVLKALKKTKSQTAALILTARNSLDDKIAGLDLGADDYLAKPFEPKELFARLRVIGRRFTKQVSSTLSCNDVVLDLASHEVLVSGSAQELPRKEYMLLKALMENSGRVLSKTQLESKLYDWGEALGSNAIEVHIHHLRKKMPDGFIKTLRGIGYVVGKGA; encoded by the coding sequence ATGAGGCTATTACTTGTAGAGGACGATGAGCTACTGGCACAGGGGCTCATCGCATCACTTAAAAAAGAAGGGTACGCCATCGAGCATGCGCCGACGCAAAGACAAGCAATCAGTTTTGTTGAATCTGGCGAATTTGAGCTGGTGGTGCTTGACCTAGGTCTACCCGATGGAGACGGTTTGGCGGTACTCAAGGCGCTAAAGAAAACCAAATCGCAAACCGCTGCGCTCATTCTAACGGCAAGAAATAGTCTTGATGATAAAATTGCAGGGCTGGATTTAGGGGCTGATGACTATTTGGCTAAGCCGTTTGAGCCTAAAGAACTATTTGCGCGTTTACGGGTGATTGGTCGACGCTTCACTAAACAAGTGAGCAGCACGTTGAGTTGTAATGACGTGGTGTTAGATCTCGCCAGTCACGAGGTGCTTGTAAGTGGTAGCGCTCAAGAATTACCTCGTAAAGAATATATGCTACTCAAGGCGCTGATGGAAAACAGCGGCCGTGTGCTTTCAAAAACTCAGTTAGAATCTAAGCTCTATGATTGGGGAGAAGCTTTGGGTTCTAATGCTATTGAGGTGCATATTCACCACCTACGCAAGAAAATGCCCGACGGATTTATTAAAACGCTGCGTGGCATTGGCTATGTTGTTGGCAAGGGGGCTTAG
- a CDS encoding tetratricopeptide repeat protein, translated as MNALKTLLASATLLVFSQGAWAAFDDDLSQVQTKWATVNYETEGDAQEKAFEELVKQCVAFVEQYPDRAEAYIWRGIVQSSFAGAKGGLGALGLAKDAKASFEKAIELDKNALSGSALTSLGTLYAQVPGWPIGFGSDKKAKKLFQESLALNPAGIDVNYFYAQFLYDERDYSAALAHLKKAQNAPSRPGREKADEYRQEEVAQLLAKVEKKLKRRNK; from the coding sequence ATGAACGCACTAAAAACCTTGTTAGCTTCAGCAACATTACTGGTATTCAGTCAAGGTGCTTGGGCAGCATTTGACGATGATCTTAGCCAAGTCCAAACTAAATGGGCAACGGTAAATTATGAAACCGAGGGCGATGCCCAAGAAAAAGCATTTGAAGAATTGGTTAAGCAGTGCGTGGCATTTGTTGAACAATATCCAGATCGCGCAGAAGCTTACATCTGGCGTGGTATTGTGCAGTCGAGCTTTGCTGGAGCGAAAGGTGGCTTGGGGGCGCTTGGTCTTGCCAAAGATGCGAAAGCCTCATTCGAAAAAGCCATTGAACTTGATAAAAACGCACTGTCTGGTTCTGCATTAACGAGTTTAGGGACGCTCTATGCTCAGGTCCCAGGCTGGCCAATTGGGTTTGGCAGCGATAAAAAGGCGAAAAAGCTGTTCCAAGAATCATTAGCGCTTAATCCGGCAGGAATTGATGTAAACTATTTCTATGCACAGTTTTTATATGACGAACGTGATTATAGTGCCGCGCTTGCACACTTAAAAAAAGCGCAGAATGCGCCAAGTCGTCCGGGTAGAGAAAAAGCGGATGAATACCGTCAAGAAGAAGTGGCACAGCTATTGGCGAAAGTCGAAAAAAAGCTAAAAAGAAGGAATAAATGA
- a CDS encoding SDR family oxidoreductase, with the protein MKATKLAVITGGSRGIGRAISKQLAMHNWHCLLIGRDSEKLKQVIAGLSGEHDYLALDITAEDAATQIARKAATMGGVDLLVNNAGINTMAGFAEILPTDLKKQMETNLLAPMLVSQACLPQLISSHGTIVNVGSAFGSIGFPYQSSYCASKFGLRGFTEALTRELDDQVAVKYLAPRATTTEMNDDRATAVNHALGNQMDSPEVVAQAFMKLLHSNTKRAAIGFPERFFARLNGLMPEFVDNALIKKVKTIQTIFSTKESLR; encoded by the coding sequence ATGAAAGCAACAAAACTTGCCGTTATCACTGGGGGATCTCGGGGGATCGGTCGGGCCATTAGTAAACAGTTGGCCATGCATAATTGGCATTGTTTGCTGATTGGTCGGGACAGCGAAAAATTAAAGCAGGTGATAGCGGGGTTATCGGGAGAACACGATTATCTTGCTTTAGACATCACAGCTGAGGATGCAGCGACACAAATCGCGAGAAAAGCAGCGACTATGGGTGGGGTTGACTTACTCGTCAACAACGCGGGCATTAATACCATGGCTGGGTTTGCTGAAATTTTACCTACTGACTTAAAAAAGCAGATGGAGACGAATTTATTGGCGCCCATGCTAGTTAGCCAAGCGTGTTTACCACAGCTGATCTCCAGTCATGGCACCATAGTTAACGTAGGTTCAGCGTTTGGTTCTATCGGCTTTCCATATCAAAGCAGCTATTGCGCTAGCAAGTTCGGTCTGCGTGGTTTTACAGAGGCACTGACGCGGGAACTCGATGACCAAGTGGCGGTTAAATATCTTGCGCCGCGCGCAACCACAACTGAAATGAATGACGACCGCGCGACGGCCGTAAACCATGCACTAGGCAATCAGATGGACTCGCCAGAAGTCGTTGCACAAGCCTTTATGAAATTGCTCCATAGCAACACCAAACGCGCTGCCATTGGTTTTCCTGAACGGTTTTTTGCGAGACTCAATGGCTTGATGCCAGAGTTTGTTGATAACGCATTAATCAAAAAAGTAAAAACCATCCAAACCATTTTTTCCACTAAGGAGTCATTACGATGA
- a CDS encoding TenA family transcriptional regulator, whose amino-acid sequence MSNFYQTLQLETEQARQYLLSAPIIHDVFHGQITKGQYVSFLQQAFHHVKHTVPLLMACGARLDDSKEWLREAIGHYIEEEMGHQEWILNDIAACGVDKEVIRHSMPSFATEMMVSYAYDSIARKHPLSFFGMVNVLEGTSIALADDAARQIANKLGLPRSAFSYLTSHGALDVEHIDFFAGLMNKISCEKEQAIIIHSAKQFYRLYGDIFRNIEAVPAGVEFAEVG is encoded by the coding sequence ATGAGCAATTTTTACCAAACCTTACAATTAGAAACGGAACAAGCGCGCCAATATCTACTAAGCGCACCAATTATTCATGATGTTTTTCATGGTCAGATCACCAAAGGCCAATACGTTTCATTTTTGCAACAGGCATTTCACCACGTAAAGCACACAGTACCACTCCTTATGGCGTGTGGCGCAAGGCTAGATGACAGTAAAGAATGGTTGCGAGAAGCAATAGGGCATTACATCGAAGAAGAAATGGGACACCAAGAGTGGATCCTTAATGATATTGCCGCCTGTGGTGTGGATAAAGAAGTAATACGTCATAGTATGCCAAGCTTCGCAACTGAAATGATGGTGTCTTACGCCTACGACAGTATCGCTCGTAAACACCCATTGAGCTTTTTTGGCATGGTTAATGTGCTTGAGGGCACTTCCATCGCACTTGCCGATGATGCAGCTCGTCAAATTGCGAATAAACTTGGTCTGCCTCGTAGCGCATTTTCCTATTTAACATCTCATGGCGCGTTAGATGTTGAGCATATTGACTTTTTTGCAGGGCTGATGAACAAGATCAGCTGTGAAAAAGAGCAAGCGATCATTATTCACAGCGCTAAACAGTTTTATCGCTTGTACGGCGACATATTCCGCAACATTGAAGCGGTGCCTGCAGGTGTTGAATTTGCGGAGGTAGGCTGA
- a CDS encoding AMP-binding protein: MCDFLKKLPHQDSDVILQQGQTRLTFAEVKSYTQALAERFIVMNGESVAVSLDNSIAWLLVDFALLQANKVSIPVPHFFTTAQVEHTLEQSKANWFISDTKLENSAEFSVLDVYGQAIYVYQTRCESTGTYFPKTQKITYTSGSTGAPKGVCLSVENQLVVASSLCETIALNRPKHLCLLPLPVLLENIAGVYAPLLSGGMVEVTELASLGFSGSQLLYPQKLLQKISEVQPNSLILVPELLRCLLSATQQGWQPPASLRFIAVGGAKVDTELLQQAKQLGLPVFQGYGLSESGSVVALNTGEQDGSVGKLLPHIQARIVADELEIKGNNFLGYLGGEAIAQDAWLKTGDRVSKREQHFVIEGRLKNLLINSFGRNISPEWPESVLLAYVPLLQCVVVGDGKPFLTALIYTPTQLTAAVIDNAIELANQQLPDYAKIKRYVRVDEAFSVGNGMLTANGRPKRDVILANFAQQISALYSQNQYEAAEPAASV, encoded by the coding sequence ATGTGTGATTTCTTAAAAAAACTGCCACATCAAGACAGTGATGTGATTTTACAACAAGGGCAAACTCGTCTCACTTTTGCTGAGGTAAAATCTTACACGCAAGCATTGGCAGAGCGCTTTATTGTGATGAATGGCGAGAGTGTTGCGGTTTCTCTAGACAACTCTATCGCTTGGCTATTGGTAGATTTTGCACTATTACAAGCGAATAAAGTGTCTATTCCTGTACCTCATTTCTTTACCACAGCGCAAGTTGAACACACCCTTGAGCAATCAAAAGCAAACTGGTTTATCAGCGATACCAAGCTTGAAAATAGCGCTGAATTTTCGGTGTTAGATGTCTATGGTCAAGCAATCTATGTGTATCAAACTAGGTGCGAAAGCACAGGAACCTATTTTCCTAAAACGCAAAAGATCACCTATACGTCAGGTTCAACAGGCGCACCAAAAGGTGTATGTCTGTCGGTTGAAAACCAGCTTGTCGTGGCGAGCAGTTTATGCGAAACCATCGCACTTAATCGCCCTAAGCACTTGTGTTTATTACCGCTACCTGTGTTGCTAGAAAACATCGCGGGTGTGTATGCGCCGCTACTGAGTGGTGGCATGGTTGAGGTAACCGAACTTGCGTCTCTAGGCTTTTCGGGCAGCCAGTTGCTATATCCACAAAAGTTACTGCAAAAGATAAGTGAAGTACAACCAAATAGCTTAATTTTAGTGCCTGAGCTACTGCGTTGCCTGCTAAGTGCCACGCAGCAAGGATGGCAACCCCCTGCAAGTTTACGTTTTATTGCGGTCGGTGGCGCGAAAGTTGACACTGAACTGCTACAGCAAGCTAAACAGCTGGGCTTACCTGTGTTTCAAGGGTATGGGCTTTCCGAGTCGGGGTCTGTTGTTGCACTGAATACGGGTGAGCAAGATGGCAGCGTTGGTAAGTTACTGCCCCATATTCAGGCACGTATTGTGGCAGATGAGTTAGAGATCAAAGGTAATAACTTTTTAGGTTACTTAGGCGGCGAAGCGATAGCCCAAGATGCGTGGTTAAAAACCGGCGACAGAGTGTCCAAGCGTGAGCAGCATTTTGTCATCGAAGGCCGGCTAAAAAATCTTCTGATCAACAGCTTTGGACGCAATATTTCTCCTGAGTGGCCGGAGTCCGTTTTGCTTGCCTATGTACCTTTACTGCAATGCGTTGTGGTGGGTGATGGCAAGCCATTTTTAACGGCGCTTATTTACACCCCGACACAACTAACAGCAGCTGTGATTGACAACGCCATTGAGCTTGCCAACCAGCAACTCCCTGATTACGCAAAAATAAAACGTTATGTGCGCGTAGATGAAGCCTTTTCGGTAGGTAACGGCATGCTTACCGCGAACGGTAGACCTAAACGCGACGTGATTTTAGCTAATTTCGCGCAGCAAATTTCAGCGCTTTACTCCCAGAATCAATACGAAGCGGCAGAGCCTGCGGCTTCGGTTTAA
- a CDS encoding thermostable hemolysin: MGEALQAVNSQSRLRWANKTCGARGELEHAIHSGFAHAFGADIHEYYPLLSHLNYRQSDCFLGLRFAAKDTLFVEQYLNRPVEQCFSTVSERSHIAELGNLFSTGRMATLSHFIVLTQALLESDIRYLVFTATKQVRALMKLCQVEVNKISLAHGTIASAKDYGSYYQCAPMVCSVDLHQALQVITNTEMYQHLLQGLEVEIASLKEAFLYV; this comes from the coding sequence ATGGGCGAAGCACTACAAGCAGTAAACTCCCAAAGTCGTCTTAGATGGGCAAACAAAACTTGCGGCGCGCGCGGTGAATTGGAGCACGCTATCCACAGTGGTTTTGCCCATGCTTTTGGCGCTGATATTCATGAGTATTATCCCCTTTTAAGTCATTTAAACTACCGCCAAAGCGATTGTTTTTTAGGCCTTAGATTTGCAGCCAAAGACACTTTATTTGTGGAGCAGTATCTTAATCGTCCGGTAGAGCAGTGCTTCTCAACGGTTTCAGAGCGTAGTCATATCGCAGAACTTGGCAATTTGTTCTCAACAGGCCGAATGGCAACGTTAAGCCACTTTATTGTACTGACTCAAGCACTGCTTGAGAGTGACATCCGCTACTTGGTGTTTACGGCGACCAAACAAGTACGCGCATTGATGAAGTTATGCCAAGTCGAGGTTAACAAGATTTCTTTGGCACATGGCACTATCGCCTCAGCCAAAGATTATGGCAGCTATTACCAATGTGCTCCCATGGTTTGTTCGGTGGATTTACATCAAGCCCTGCAAGTGATCACAAACACTGAAATGTATCAACACTTACTACAAGGACTCGAGGTGGAAATTGCGAGCTTAAAAGAGGCATTTTTATATGTGTGA